One Cyanobacteria bacterium GSL.Bin1 DNA segment encodes these proteins:
- a CDS encoding family 43 glycosylhydrolase: MKYLKSILKHLILIAIALLLTACGENPMTSSDTTLQHPHSDIHFEALQSWQRHPTPVLRDPWLSYEVAADPHVFRDAEGMLRMVYTGPNPANDYATIKLATAKSYTEWTAGSVLLEGSNSEGLDLNKETSFYRLANSGKHQIYYIGYEDNEVYQSQIFLAEADTLTGPYRLPTAPIIATGMQGGHEVVTMTSPSIVEDEGRLYMVYCAWKAFPEPTIVWVHGAISDDEGQSWDVVGEVPVPSCMEGSLTAGPDGRFYAVAQGKGGFVIGRSETPFGPYEMLPEPVMTCAGAPWEVDEMNTPQLLFEVNTAYLYYTGADYAKGWWTMLATTDWFR, from the coding sequence TTGAAGTATCTTAAATCTATATTGAAACATCTCATTCTGATTGCAATTGCTCTGCTTCTCACGGCCTGCGGGGAAAATCCGATGACCTCGTCCGATACCACCTTGCAGCATCCCCATAGCGATATCCATTTTGAAGCCCTTCAGAGCTGGCAACGCCACCCAACTCCCGTCTTAAGAGATCCATGGCTCAGTTATGAGGTTGCTGCCGACCCCCATGTCTTCCGCGACGCAGAAGGTATGCTGCGGATGGTTTACACCGGTCCGAACCCAGCCAATGACTACGCTACGATTAAGCTTGCCACAGCAAAGAGCTACACCGAGTGGACTGCCGGTTCTGTTCTTCTTGAGGGGAGTAATTCCGAGGGTCTTGACCTCAATAAGGAAACCTCCTTTTACCGACTCGCCAATTCCGGTAAACACCAGATTTATTACATTGGCTATGAGGATAACGAGGTGTATCAGTCACAAATCTTCCTTGCAGAAGCTGATACGCTCACGGGACCCTATAGGCTTCCCACTGCCCCCATCATTGCCACCGGAATGCAAGGCGGTCATGAAGTCGTGACTATGACATCCCCCTCCATCGTCGAAGATGAAGGGAGACTCTACATGGTGTACTGTGCCTGGAAGGCTTTCCCCGAACCAACCATAGTCTGGGTTCATGGTGCCATCTCTGATGATGAGGGTCAGAGTTGGGATGTTGTTGGGGAAGTGCCAGTTCCTTCCTGTATGGAAGGCTCACTTACGGCTGGTCCTGATGGTCGTTTCTACGCTGTTGCTCAGGGGAAGGGTGGGTTCGTGATCGGTCGCAGCGAGACTCCATTTGGTCCTTACGAAATGCTTCCGGAGCCAGTTATGACTTGTGCTGGCGCACCTTGGGAGGTGGACGAGATGAACACGCCCCAACTCTTGTTTGAAGTCAACACCGCTTATCTTTATTACACTGGTGCAGATTATGCAAAAGGCTGGTGGACGATGTTGGCAACGACAGATTGGTTCCGCTAA
- a CDS encoding DUF952 domain-containing protein yields the protein MIFHITKRIEWEEAVRAGEYRAASLSDQGFIHCSTPEQVVRVANVLFAGQCGLVLLCIDVEKLEAKVEYENCEGGIDLFPHVYGSINMEAVVDVVDFNPDQDGRFQLPSEIEKKLS from the coding sequence ATGATTTTTCATATCACCAAACGCATCGAATGGGAAGAAGCGGTACGTGCTGGAGAGTATCGGGCTGCGTCTCTCAGCGACCAAGGCTTTATCCATTGCTCAACACCAGAGCAGGTGGTTCGAGTTGCGAATGTTTTGTTTGCAGGTCAGTGTGGGCTTGTTCTCCTCTGCATTGATGTCGAGAAACTTGAGGCAAAGGTTGAGTACGAAAATTGTGAGGGAGGAATCGATCTCTTTCCTCACGTTTACGGTAGTATCAACATGGAGGCGGTGGTTGATGTGGTCGATTTCAATCCTGATCAAGATGGTCGCTTTCAGCTTCCCAGTGAGATTGAAAAAAAACTAAGCTAA
- a CDS encoding fimbrial protein, protein MVEVRDRLSIKQKLLADIEQLRNEQPTLINAPITDLEIQPQSVSAIAAITKELETLNPFPQPLLSAKNLLNGAWLLQYSTAREIRSLKRLPLGFQVGQIYQTIDVNEATFENRAWVQHRLGGLSGYVRVTATFEPAKDAEEQLSDQRINVDFQQRFLGIQRILGIQTNWLDPMRVVEAKNPVGRIPSLKITYIDETMRIGRGGDESLFILTRE, encoded by the coding sequence ATGGTAGAAGTGCGCGATCGATTGTCAATTAAGCAAAAGTTACTGGCAGACATTGAACAACTTAGAAACGAACAACCGACTTTGATCAATGCCCCGATTACGGATTTAGAGATTCAGCCCCAATCCGTTTCCGCGATCGCAGCAATCACAAAAGAATTAGAAACTTTAAATCCTTTCCCACAACCTCTGTTGTCTGCTAAAAATTTACTCAATGGGGCTTGGTTATTACAGTATTCAACCGCCAGAGAAATTCGCTCTCTCAAACGCTTGCCTTTGGGATTCCAAGTGGGTCAAATCTATCAAACCATCGACGTGAACGAGGCAACTTTTGAAAATCGAGCTTGGGTGCAACATCGTTTGGGTGGGCTATCAGGTTATGTGAGAGTAACCGCCACATTTGAACCGGCTAAAGACGCAGAAGAGCAACTTTCCGACCAACGAATCAATGTTGATTTTCAACAACGTTTTCTGGGAATTCAGCGAATTTTAGGGATACAGACCAATTGGCTTGATCCGATGAGAGTGGTAGAAGCTAAAAATCCTGTTGGTCGAATTCCCAGCCTCAAGATTACTTATATTGATGAAACGATGAGAATTGGTCGGGGTGGCGATGAGAGTTTATTTATTCTCACCCGAGAGTAA
- a CDS encoding toxin-antitoxin system HicB family antitoxin: MATLTIRISDDKHERLKALAKSRGISVNKLMEELSTIALTEFDAHTRFQAMAARGNPEQGLKILDKLDHLTNQSED; this comes from the coding sequence ATGGCAACTCTCACCATTCGCATCTCGGATGACAAGCATGAACGTCTCAAAGCCTTAGCAAAAAGTCGAGGAATTAGTGTTAATAAACTGATGGAAGAACTTTCCACGATCGCGCTCACTGAATTTGATGCTCACACCCGCTTTCAAGCAATGGCAGCCAGAGGTAATCCCGAACAGGGACTGAAAATATTGGACAAACTCGATCACTTAACCAATCAAAGTGAGGACTGA
- a CDS encoding putative toxin-antitoxin system toxin component, PIN family — protein sequence MKERLVVDTSIFVSALLGPTGPSREVIRRSLQEAYQPLMGNALFLEYESVIEREEIQANCPLSESEIKALLEAFLSVCQWINIYYLWRPNLSDEADNHLIELAVAGNAIAIVSNNIRDFQRTEVLFPNLSILKPEEIIRR from the coding sequence ATGAAGGAAAGGCTTGTAGTTGATACCAGCATTTTTGTCAGTGCTTTGCTCGGACCAACGGGACCAAGCCGAGAAGTGATCCGACGCTCTTTACAAGAGGCATATCAGCCACTAATGGGCAATGCTCTATTCTTGGAGTATGAATCGGTGATTGAACGAGAAGAAATTCAAGCCAACTGTCCGCTTTCCGAGTCTGAGATCAAAGCCTTGCTAGAAGCCTTCCTCAGTGTTTGTCAGTGGATCAATATTTACTATTTGTGGCGACCAAATCTAAGCGATGAAGCCGACAATCATTTAATTGAGCTTGCGGTGGCTGGTAACGCGATCGCGATTGTTAGTAACAATATTAGGGATTTTCAAAGAACTGAAGTGCTTTTTCCCAATTTATCCATTCTCAAGCCAGAAGAGATAATCAGGAGGTAA
- a CDS encoding ISL3 family transposase, with amino-acid sequence MADLPWGEYRVNWQLQVRKFFCTNPACQRQIFTERLADVVAPWARKTSRLAQRQTLIALALGGVAGARLSQALGYTTSRSTLLRLLMKMPWPPAKNPTVVGVDDWADRKGHNYGTILVDLETHQPIALLPDREAETLTKWLKAHPGVKVISRDRAQAYAKGARLGAPQAIQVADRFHLLKNLAEALEQVFNEHRQELKAVEKSLSSSPVICGPGSKAVRVPLPPSPPEAVTLAQQRRRRKLAIYKQVKKLRQQGNSPKAIAAKLGIGKTTVFRDLGSSQFPERKGRSDRGRSLVEPDQDYLLKRWNRGCHEGKHLFQELQAQGFRGSYATVARYTKRLRQALGIQPREKSPSCQLKIIVDNQKLPLTVHRATGLVLRREENRDDEDERLIQQLIAQHPALAKAIELSQDLAGLIRKRIPEQFDEWLRRARSSQISSLVAFAQGLLQDYDAVKAGMTLEWSNGPVEGQINRLKMLKRQMSGRASLELLSRRFLGAV; translated from the coding sequence TTGGCCGACCTTCCTTGGGGAGAATATCGGGTAAACTGGCAGCTACAGGTCCGAAAGTTTTTCTGTACTAACCCGGCGTGTCAGCGGCAGATCTTTACCGAAAGGCTAGCCGATGTCGTCGCCCCTTGGGCGAGAAAAACCTCTCGGTTAGCCCAACGACAAACCTTGATCGCACTGGCCTTAGGAGGAGTCGCTGGAGCTCGATTAAGTCAAGCACTGGGTTACACCACCAGTCGCTCCACCTTGCTACGATTATTGATGAAGATGCCCTGGCCGCCGGCGAAAAACCCGACCGTAGTTGGAGTTGATGATTGGGCCGATCGAAAAGGTCACAATTACGGCACTATCCTGGTTGATTTAGAAACTCATCAACCCATAGCTTTACTACCTGATCGAGAAGCAGAGACCTTAACTAAATGGTTAAAGGCACACCCAGGAGTAAAAGTGATTTCCCGAGACCGGGCCCAAGCCTATGCAAAAGGAGCCCGCTTGGGGGCACCTCAAGCCATTCAAGTGGCTGACCGTTTTCATCTGCTCAAAAACTTAGCGGAAGCTCTCGAACAAGTCTTCAATGAGCATAGGCAAGAACTAAAAGCTGTGGAAAAATCTCTAAGCTCTTCACCAGTGATCTGTGGGCCTGGCTCAAAAGCGGTGAGGGTGCCTCTACCCCCCTCACCCCCCGAGGCGGTTACTTTAGCACAACAACGTCGTCGCCGAAAGCTGGCTATCTATAAGCAAGTCAAAAAATTGAGACAGCAAGGAAACTCACCAAAGGCGATTGCTGCTAAGTTAGGGATTGGCAAAACGACAGTGTTTCGAGATTTAGGGTCTTCTCAATTTCCTGAAAGAAAAGGACGTAGTGACCGTGGACGTAGTCTGGTAGAACCTGATCAAGACTACCTACTCAAACGTTGGAATCGCGGCTGTCATGAAGGAAAGCACTTATTTCAGGAGTTGCAAGCTCAAGGTTTTCGCGGTAGCTATGCGACTGTGGCCCGCTATACTAAACGTCTGCGACAAGCTCTGGGAATTCAACCGCGAGAGAAATCTCCAAGTTGTCAACTCAAGATTATTGTAGACAATCAAAAACTGCCCCTGACGGTTCATCGTGCCACTGGGTTGGTTCTGCGACGGGAGGAAAATCGAGATGATGAAGATGAACGGCTGATTCAACAACTCATCGCTCAGCATCCGGCTTTGGCAAAAGCGATTGAACTCAGCCAAGATTTGGCCGGGCTGATCCGAAAGCGCATCCCCGAACAATTTGATGAATGGCTAAGAAGGGCTCGATCGAGTCAAATCTCTTCCTTAGTTGCTTTTGCACAAGGACTGTTACAGGACTATGATGCCGTCAAAGCTGGGATGACTCTTGAATGGAGTAATGGTCCCGTAGAAGGACAGATTAACCGTTTGAAGATGTTGAAACGTCAGATGTCTGGTCGCGCTAGTCTGGAATTATTGAGTCGAAGATTTTTAGGGGCTGTATAA
- a CDS encoding lactate dehydrogenase yields the protein MKISVIGIGKVGSTVSFVLAKEGLASELILYNRTREIAYAEATDIQQAVAFAPHRLLVQDGDLEDTAGSDIIIIAASAPMPKQMKSRGELLLSNTEIMLNLIPPLVQGSPRAIFINVSNPVDALTYQILQIASQSSELVNWQRVIGTGTLIDSARFRNILATQLGIHPTDINAYILGEHGDSQFAALSAATCGGEFVDATPSRQQMVEEAKRSAWRIFQAKGYTNYSVSMAVELIVRSIVEDLRYTLPVSVLIEGYCDVYHCCLSVPCVVGRQGIHRRLKTQLNETEVLAFQNCARLVQQQL from the coding sequence ATGAAAATTTCGGTAATTGGGATTGGAAAAGTGGGTTCAACTGTTAGCTTTGTCCTGGCCAAAGAAGGCTTAGCCTCAGAACTAATCCTCTACAATCGGACTCGTGAAATTGCTTATGCTGAGGCGACCGACATTCAGCAGGCTGTCGCTTTTGCCCCACACCGACTTCTAGTTCAGGATGGAGATTTAGAAGATACGGCCGGCTCAGATATTATTATCATTGCAGCCAGTGCCCCGATGCCCAAACAGATGAAAAGCCGTGGTGAACTCCTTTTGAGTAACACTGAGATCATGCTGAACCTGATTCCTCCTCTCGTTCAAGGTAGTCCCAGAGCCATCTTCATTAATGTTAGTAACCCGGTAGATGCTTTGACCTACCAGATTTTGCAAATTGCTAGCCAATCTTCTGAGTTGGTCAACTGGCAAAGAGTAATTGGCACTGGAACTTTGATCGACTCGGCACGATTCCGCAATATTTTAGCCACCCAACTGGGCATTCATCCGACTGACATCAATGCCTATATTTTGGGTGAACACGGAGACAGCCAATTTGCAGCACTCAGTGCGGCTACATGTGGGGGAGAATTCGTTGATGCCACTCCTTCGCGCCAGCAGATGGTGGAAGAGGCGAAGCGCTCAGCTTGGAGAATTTTCCAAGCTAAAGGCTACACCAATTACTCCGTATCCATGGCAGTCGAACTAATTGTTCGCAGCATTGTCGAAGACCTACGGTACACTCTACCCGTGAGTGTTTTAATTGAGGGTTACTGTGATGTCTACCATTGCTGTCTGAGTGTTCCTTGCGTCGTCGGTCGGCAGGGAATCCATCGCCGTCTTAAAACTCAACTGAATGAAACGGAAGTGCTTGCTTTCCAAAACTGCGCTCGTCTCGTTCAACAGCAACTCTAA
- a CDS encoding helix-turn-helix domain-containing protein, giving the protein MMETYRVRWVIDGNTVQAQTLANSITRIRLAGVIAPQLTEPLGETSKKVLERFLPRGIYIQVVGIGRDVENARLAEIYVGDDFINEKLVRLGLALINPRQINQVSQKAVILEAETFARNNCMGMHASKDYSHLSDHYYICGKSVSITNQIPQVCRQRGLKTAYQLAMRCGIKRTTAYRLWDHPEAYPTRKTMMKLCDGLGVTPGEILNLV; this is encoded by the coding sequence ATGATGGAAACTTATCGAGTACGCTGGGTGATTGATGGCAATACAGTTCAAGCTCAAACCTTAGCAAATAGTATTACCAGGATACGCTTGGCAGGAGTGATTGCCCCACAATTAACTGAGCCGTTGGGAGAAACCAGTAAGAAAGTTTTAGAACGATTTTTGCCCAGAGGCATTTATATTCAGGTTGTCGGGATTGGGCGCGATGTTGAAAATGCGCGATTGGCTGAGATTTACGTTGGGGATGACTTCATTAATGAGAAACTGGTGAGATTGGGACTGGCTTTGATTAACCCCAGACAAATCAATCAGGTGAGTCAGAAAGCAGTCATTCTCGAAGCAGAGACATTTGCCAGAAACAATTGCATGGGGATGCACGCGAGTAAGGACTATTCCCACTTATCGGATCACTATTATATTTGTGGCAAATCGGTCAGCATCACCAATCAAATTCCTCAAGTATGCCGTCAGAGGGGTTTAAAGACGGCTTATCAACTGGCGATGCGCTGTGGGATTAAACGCACCACTGCTTATCGGCTGTGGGATCATCCTGAAGCCTACCCGACTCGGAAGACAATGATGAAACTCTGTGATGGGTTGGGGGTAACACCTGGGGAAATTTTAAATCTCGTTTGA
- a CDS encoding helix-turn-helix domain-containing protein → MTEPTSRSEPISQSSSVQGCENLHVEHLQNSTGEGVYHCEGQHTLFMSLSPRPIYYWQTQDGKTHTGLYRQGDLLITPANTPLFVRWEGDENCLQIQVGDQFLKRIAEETFNGTSDRVQLIPIFQQRNAQMEAISKLILTEFQQNPSGNQLYVDSLANILAVNLLRQFAITQPQLPIYEGGLSQRQLMTILDYIEANLDQEIKLAHLAQLLGMSQFHFSHLFKQAMGLSPYQYLLKQRVERAKQLLKQTNRLIADIALECGFNSHSHLSKQFRQLTGMTPKAFRFG, encoded by the coding sequence ATGACAGAACCAACTTCCCGATCAGAGCCAATCAGCCAGTCCTCCTCTGTTCAAGGTTGTGAAAATCTTCATGTCGAACATTTACAGAATTCAACTGGAGAAGGGGTCTATCATTGCGAGGGTCAACACACGCTATTCATGTCCCTGTCTCCCCGTCCGATTTACTATTGGCAAACTCAGGACGGGAAAACCCATACGGGGCTGTATCGCCAAGGAGACCTGTTAATCACACCAGCCAACACCCCTTTGTTTGTGCGGTGGGAGGGGGATGAAAACTGTTTGCAAATCCAGGTCGGGGATCAGTTTCTGAAACGAATTGCTGAAGAAACCTTTAATGGCACCAGCGATCGCGTACAACTGATCCCCATCTTTCAGCAACGGAATGCTCAGATGGAAGCGATCTCAAAGCTGATCCTGACTGAATTTCAACAAAACCCCTCTGGCAATCAGCTATATGTGGATTCCTTAGCCAATATTTTGGCAGTGAATTTGCTCCGACAATTTGCTATAACCCAACCCCAGTTACCGATTTATGAGGGAGGTTTATCCCAACGGCAACTCATGACAATCTTGGACTACATTGAGGCAAATTTAGACCAAGAGATTAAGCTGGCTCACCTTGCTCAATTGCTGGGCATGAGCCAATTTCATTTCAGTCATTTATTCAAACAGGCAATGGGCTTATCGCCTTACCAATATCTATTGAAACAACGGGTGGAAAGAGCCAAGCAATTACTTAAGCAAACGAATCGATTAATCGCGGATATTGCCTTGGAATGTGGATTTAATAGTCATAGCCATTTGAGTAAACAGTTCCGACAGTTGACGGGCATGACCCCCAAGGCTTTTCGCTTTGGTTAG
- a CDS encoding NAD(P)H-binding protein, whose amino-acid sequence MKLVIFGATGTVGRQVVQQALAQGHTVTAFARNPAKLNLQHSQLSFIQGDVMDSQAVELAISGQDAVVCVLGSGKQLTSTIRSEGTQQIIQAMEKVGVRRLICQSTLGAGDSWDNLDFYWKYIMFGFILRKVFADHERQEALVRNSNLDWTIVRPGAFIDGPRTGKYRHSFPSTDRSITLKISRADVADFILKQLSDHSSLYQSPSLSY is encoded by the coding sequence ATGAAACTTGTGATTTTTGGAGCAACCGGAACCGTCGGTCGTCAGGTGGTTCAACAAGCCTTGGCGCAGGGACACACCGTCACTGCTTTTGCCCGCAATCCAGCCAAGCTCAATCTCCAACACTCCCAACTTAGCTTTATCCAAGGGGATGTTATGGATTCTCAAGCTGTGGAATTAGCGATATCTGGTCAAGATGCTGTGGTCTGTGTGCTGGGGTCTGGTAAACAATTAACCAGCACGATTCGTTCAGAGGGGACGCAGCAGATTATTCAGGCGATGGAGAAGGTGGGAGTGCGTCGGTTGATTTGCCAATCGACTCTAGGGGCTGGTGATAGCTGGGATAACCTGGACTTCTACTGGAAGTACATCATGTTTGGCTTTATCTTGCGGAAGGTGTTTGCTGATCACGAACGGCAAGAAGCCTTAGTGCGAAACAGTAACTTGGATTGGACGATCGTGCGTCCTGGGGCTTTTATCGATGGACCGCGTACTGGAAAGTACCGCCACAGTTTCCCAAGCACGGATAGAAGCATCACCCTTAAGATTTCTCGGGCTGACGTTGCCGACTTTATCTTAAAGCAACTATCCGATCACTCCTCCTTGTACCAGAGTCCAAGTTTATCTTACTAA
- a CDS encoding DUF1772 domain-containing protein, which yields MSTEAIFPIVLIMATFLCSLVAGFLFAFASVVMPGLKRLNDREFIRTFQVIDGVIQNNQPIFVAVWVGSIVALLASVGLGLGQLNGAQRLVMILALLIYVLGVQLSTFTINVPLNNKLQTLNVDEMKETALKAARMDFEARWNQWNLIRTLLASLTSALLMILLFRI from the coding sequence ATGTCAACAGAAGCAATCTTTCCAATTGTCTTGATCATGGCAACCTTCCTGTGTTCCCTAGTAGCAGGCTTCCTGTTTGCTTTTGCCTCAGTGGTGATGCCAGGGCTTAAACGGTTAAATGACCGGGAGTTTATCCGAACGTTTCAAGTGATAGATGGTGTGATCCAAAATAATCAACCGATATTTGTAGCGGTCTGGGTGGGGTCAATCGTGGCTTTGCTGGCTTCAGTTGGGCTGGGCTTGGGACAACTCAATGGCGCTCAGCGTCTGGTTATGATCTTGGCTTTGCTCATTTATGTGCTTGGCGTTCAGTTATCCACCTTCACAATCAACGTACCGCTGAACAACAAACTACAAACTCTCAATGTCGATGAGATGAAGGAAACAGCTCTAAAAGCGGCTCGTATGGACTTTGAAGCACGTTGGAACCAATGGAACTTAATCAGGACGCTCCTTGCGAGTCTGACATCTGCCCTGTTAATGATTCTATTATTCAGGATTTAA
- a CDS encoding insulinase family protein — MSDLITPVEKFPATVLELDNGLTVIHQQLSATPVVVTDVWVNAGARREPWWGTAHFLEHLIFKGTKRIPPGWFDYVIENCGGIANAETSYDYAHFFLTTAGSYWHQTLPYLAELLLQAEIPEEEFLCERGVVLEEIRETEDDPDCFAFQALCESLYNQHPYGRSILGTEEALLARSPNQMRCFHRTYYQPHNMTVVVVGDVDQETALAGIESAFHPFSVPSECPPFEIAAQPQLTTPQRREIRLPRLEIARLIMGWRCVGIECWQDAVGLDLLSVLLAQGSASRLVRELREEKQLVHEIGSGFSLQQDSSLFTINAWLAPQNLEIVEAMLRDRVLEVQTKPITDKELNRAKRLLCNDYTFSTETPGQLAGLYGYYSTLAQVELSLTYPERVKQLQPKELQQLAKTYLSPERYALTVMKPF; from the coding sequence ATGTCTGACTTAATCACACCAGTAGAGAAGTTTCCCGCAACTGTGCTGGAATTGGACAATGGTCTAACCGTGATTCATCAACAACTAAGCGCTACACCCGTTGTGGTGACTGATGTTTGGGTCAATGCTGGGGCAAGACGCGAACCCTGGTGGGGAACGGCTCATTTTTTAGAACATTTGATCTTTAAAGGTACAAAGCGGATTCCCCCAGGCTGGTTTGATTATGTGATTGAAAATTGTGGTGGGATTGCTAATGCCGAAACGAGTTACGATTATGCCCATTTTTTCTTGACTACCGCTGGCAGTTATTGGCATCAAACCTTGCCCTATTTGGCAGAGTTATTGTTACAGGCAGAAATTCCCGAGGAAGAGTTTCTCTGTGAACGCGGGGTCGTCTTGGAAGAAATTCGGGAAACCGAAGATGACCCCGATTGCTTTGCCTTCCAAGCCTTGTGTGAAAGTTTATATAACCAACATCCCTACGGACGTTCGATTTTAGGGACAGAAGAGGCATTATTAGCGCGATCGCCGAATCAAATGCGCTGTTTTCACCGGACGTATTACCAACCGCATAATATGACAGTGGTTGTGGTTGGCGATGTTGATCAAGAGACGGCTTTAGCCGGAATTGAATCGGCATTTCATCCCTTTAGTGTCCCTTCAGAGTGTCCGCCTTTTGAAATTGCAGCGCAACCGCAGTTAACGACGCCTCAGCGACGGGAAATTCGGCTACCACGCTTGGAAATTGCCCGTTTAATTATGGGTTGGCGTTGTGTTGGGATTGAGTGCTGGCAAGATGCTGTGGGTTTAGATTTACTGTCTGTTTTACTGGCACAAGGCAGTGCATCGCGTTTAGTTCGGGAATTAAGAGAAGAGAAACAGTTGGTGCATGAAATTGGCAGTGGTTTTTCTCTGCAACAAGATTCGAGTTTGTTTACGATTAATGCTTGGTTAGCCCCACAAAATTTGGAAATTGTAGAAGCAATGTTGCGCGATCGCGTTTTAGAAGTACAAACAAAACCCATCACCGACAAAGAACTCAACCGCGCTAAACGCTTACTCTGTAATGACTACACTTTCTCTACTGAAACCCCCGGGCAACTGGCTGGCTTATACGGCTATTACAGCACTCTCGCGCAGGTCGAACTCTCGCTGACCTATCCTGAGCGAGTCAAACAGCTACAACCGAAAGAATTGCAGCAGTTGGCAAAAACTTACTTATCTCCCGAGCGATATGCACTGACGGTGATGAAACCGTTTTAG
- the accA gene encoding acetyl-CoA carboxylase carboxyl transferase subunit alpha, which yields MSKSNRKTFLLEFEKPLSELESRIEQIRELAENNQVDVSDQIKHLEEKAVQLRKEIFSTLTPAQRLQLARHPRRPSTLDYIQAMSDEWFELHGDRAGNDDPALVGGIARLNGRPVMMLGHQKGRDTKDNVARNFGMASPSGYRKAMRLMEHANRFRMPICTFIDTPGAWAGVEAEKKGQGEAIAYNLREMFSLDVPILCTVIGEGGSGGALGIGIGDRILMLEHAVYTVATPEACAAILWKDSGKSEQACEALKITSWDLKELGILDQILSEPVRGAHADPIGAANLLKEALITNLDELMQLSPQQRREQRYQKFRRIGQFTDLAEKGQLQLPSEIETETEEGETHHHLETPPSHSLHY from the coding sequence ATGTCAAAATCAAACCGAAAAACATTCCTCCTTGAATTTGAAAAACCCCTATCGGAATTAGAATCCCGGATTGAACAAATTCGTGAACTAGCCGAAAATAATCAAGTGGATGTTTCTGATCAAATTAAACATCTCGAAGAAAAAGCAGTGCAACTGCGCAAGGAGATTTTTAGCACTTTGACTCCGGCTCAACGATTACAATTAGCGCGTCATCCTCGTCGCCCTAGTACTCTTGACTATATTCAGGCAATGAGTGATGAGTGGTTTGAATTACACGGCGATCGCGCCGGGAATGATGATCCCGCTTTAGTCGGTGGCATTGCTCGTCTTAACGGTCGCCCGGTGATGATGTTGGGGCATCAAAAAGGGCGCGACACCAAAGATAATGTGGCGCGTAATTTTGGTATGGCATCTCCGAGTGGCTATCGCAAGGCGATGCGCCTGATGGAACACGCCAACCGCTTTCGGATGCCGATTTGTACCTTCATTGATACGCCTGGGGCTTGGGCAGGCGTCGAAGCGGAGAAAAAAGGACAAGGGGAAGCGATCGCGTATAATTTACGAGAAATGTTTAGCCTGGATGTCCCAATTTTGTGTACTGTAATTGGGGAAGGCGGCTCCGGTGGAGCACTTGGAATTGGTATCGGTGATCGCATTCTGATGCTCGAACACGCGGTTTACACGGTAGCAACTCCTGAAGCTTGTGCAGCCATTCTTTGGAAAGACTCTGGTAAGTCCGAACAAGCGTGTGAAGCCCTCAAAATTACCTCTTGGGATTTGAAAGAACTGGGAATTTTGGATCAAATTTTATCGGAACCGGTTCGAGGCGCCCATGCCGATCCCATTGGTGCCGCGAACTTACTCAAAGAAGCCTTAATTACCAATTTGGATGAACTGATGCAACTGTCTCCCCAGCAGCGACGGGAACAACGCTATCAGAAATTCCGCCGGATTGGTCAGTTTACCGACTTAGCAGAAAAGGGTCAACTACAACTCCCCAGTGAAATTGAAACTGAAACTGAAGAAGGGGAAACGCATCATCATCTGGAAACTCCTCCCTCTCATTCCCTACACTACTAA